The following are encoded in a window of bacterium genomic DNA:
- the sucD gene encoding succinate--CoA ligase subunit alpha: MSILVNNNTRIVVQGITGREGTFHTKQCVEYGSKVVAGVTPGKGGQDVEGIPVYNTVATAVEKEGANAALIFVPPAFCGDAILEAAEAGVELVICITEGIPTVDMVKVKDAIKYNSVRLVGPNCPGVITPGQCKMGIMPGFIHKPGDVGVISRSGTLTYEAVAQLTELGIGQSTCIGIGGDPVIGTTFIDLLRLFNGDPETSAVVMIGEIGGSAEEEAAAFIKDEMNKPVVSFIAGQTAPAGKRMGHAGAIIAGGKGTAAEKIAALEDAGVTVSRSPADIGAEIAKVLGR, translated from the coding sequence ATGAGCATCCTGGTAAACAACAATACCCGGATCGTGGTGCAGGGCATTACGGGGCGTGAAGGGACCTTTCACACGAAGCAGTGTGTCGAATACGGTTCAAAGGTCGTAGCCGGTGTTACCCCTGGAAAGGGCGGGCAGGATGTGGAGGGTATTCCGGTGTACAACACGGTAGCCACGGCTGTCGAGAAGGAAGGCGCCAACGCCGCGCTTATTTTTGTCCCGCCGGCATTTTGCGGCGACGCCATCCTGGAAGCTGCCGAAGCGGGGGTGGAGCTTGTAATATGCATCACCGAAGGTATCCCCACAGTAGATATGGTCAAGGTTAAAGATGCGATCAAATACAACAGCGTCCGCCTTGTGGGTCCTAACTGTCCAGGGGTTATCACCCCCGGTCAGTGCAAGATGGGCATTATGCCCGGATTCATTCACAAGCCGGGTGACGTGGGTGTCATATCCAGGAGCGGGACCCTTACCTATGAGGCGGTGGCCCAGTTGACGGAGCTTGGAATCGGGCAGAGTACATGTATCGGTATCGGAGGGGATCCTGTTATCGGAACCACCTTTATAGATCTTCTGAGGCTTTTTAACGGCGACCCCGAAACAAGTGCTGTTGTGATGATCGGTGAGATCGGCGGCAGCGCCGAGGAGGAAGCAGCCGCCTTTATCAAGGATGAGATGAACAAACCTGTTGTTTCATTTATCGCGGGCCAGACGGCACCGGCTGGAAAAAGAATGGGGCACGCCGGGGCTATCATAGCTGGCGGAAAAGGTACGGCAGCGGAAAAGATAGCAGCCCTCGAGGATGCCGGTGTCACAGTCAGCCGCAGCCCGGCAGACATTGGAGCGGAGATCGCCAAGGTATTGGGAAGGTAA
- the sucC gene encoding ADP-forming succinate--CoA ligase subunit beta: protein MKIHEYQAKELLKQYGIPTTDGGVATSAPDAAAIARGIGGKVVVKAQIHAGGRGKGGGVKVVDGAVAAEAAAAGMLGKPLVTYQTGPEGQVVSKVLVEGAVGIASELYLGVVVDRATEKVAFMASTEGGVEIEKVAAETPEKILKEFADPGMGLMPYQARNLAYGLGLEGKTASAAASFVMKLYKLFVEKDCSLAEINPLIITNDGDVMALDAKLNFDDNAMYRHPELAELRDLSEEDPSEVKASEDGLSYIKLDGAVGCMVNGAGLAMATMDIIKLAGGEPANFLDVGGGANEESVTNAFKIILSDENVKAVLVNIFGGIVRCDIVAQGVIAAAKNVDLKVPVVVRLEGTNADEGLKLIEESGLNFQTAKGLKAAAEKAVAAAGGAK from the coding sequence ATGAAAATTCATGAATACCAGGCCAAGGAGCTGTTGAAACAGTACGGTATCCCCACAACTGACGGTGGAGTTGCCACTTCGGCACCCGACGCTGCAGCGATCGCCAGGGGTATCGGCGGCAAGGTCGTGGTCAAGGCTCAGATCCACGCTGGCGGACGAGGAAAAGGCGGAGGTGTCAAGGTCGTTGATGGCGCTGTTGCGGCCGAGGCCGCCGCGGCAGGCATGTTGGGAAAGCCCCTTGTTACCTACCAGACTGGTCCGGAGGGTCAGGTTGTCAGCAAAGTGCTGGTGGAGGGTGCCGTGGGTATCGCATCAGAACTCTATCTGGGCGTGGTTGTGGACCGGGCAACCGAAAAAGTGGCTTTCATGGCCAGTACAGAAGGCGGTGTAGAGATAGAGAAGGTGGCTGCTGAGACGCCCGAAAAGATCCTCAAGGAGTTTGCTGACCCGGGTATGGGGCTGATGCCCTACCAGGCACGGAACCTTGCATATGGGCTGGGCCTGGAAGGAAAGACCGCCTCAGCAGCGGCATCCTTTGTCATGAAACTGTACAAGCTGTTTGTTGAAAAAGACTGCTCTCTGGCTGAGATCAACCCCTTGATCATCACGAATGATGGCGATGTCATGGCTCTGGACGCCAAACTGAACTTTGACGATAACGCTATGTACCGTCACCCGGAGCTTGCAGAACTGCGGGATCTGTCAGAAGAGGACCCCTCTGAGGTCAAGGCCTCTGAAGACGGGCTCTCCTATATAAAACTGGATGGGGCAGTGGGGTGCATGGTGAACGGGGCGGGCCTTGCTATGGCTACCATGGACATTATCAAGCTTGCAGGCGGGGAGCCCGCCAATTTCCTGGATGTGGGCGGCGGGGCCAATGAGGAGTCTGTGACAAACGCTTTCAAGATCATTCTTTCTGATGAAAATGTGAAGGCGGTCCTTGTGAACATCTTCGGCGGTATCGTGCGGTGCGATATTGTGGCCCAGGGGGTTATCGCCGCTGCGAAGAATGTAGACTTGAAGGTACCTGTGGTTGTACGTCTCGAAGGCACCAACGCCGATGAAGGGTTGAAACTCATTGAAGAATCAGGGCTTAACTTCCAAACGGCCAAGGGGCTCAAGGCAGCCGCGGAAAAGGCCGTCGCCGCAGCGGGAGGTGCGAAATGA
- a CDS encoding Fe-S-containing hydro-lyase, which produces MSDPVVLTPPLTDEDVAGLRAGDRVLITGTMLTGRDAAHKRLVELIEKGDDLPMDLKGQIIYFVGPTPTRPGEAIGSAGPTTSYRMDAYSPILIEKGLKGMIGKGSRSREVVEAMVKHKAVYFAAVGGAAALISRRIVSSEVLAYEELGPEAIRRLQVKDFPVIVVNDTEGNDLYEQGLKEYAIK; this is translated from the coding sequence ATGTCCGATCCTGTTGTACTGACCCCCCCCCTTACAGATGAGGATGTGGCTGGCCTTCGAGCGGGGGACCGGGTCCTTATCACGGGAACCATGCTCACAGGTCGAGATGCAGCCCACAAGCGGCTTGTGGAACTCATTGAAAAAGGTGACGATCTGCCCATGGACCTTAAGGGGCAGATCATCTATTTCGTGGGGCCGACCCCCACGAGGCCCGGGGAGGCCATCGGATCGGCGGGACCAACCACAAGTTATCGTATGGATGCCTACTCTCCCATTCTAATAGAGAAGGGGCTGAAAGGAATGATCGGAAAGGGGTCCAGGTCCAGGGAAGTTGTGGAGGCCATGGTGAAGCACAAGGCTGTATATTTTGCGGCAGTGGGCGGGGCAGCGGCTCTCATCTCCAGACGTATTGTATCTTCAGAGGTCCTGGCCTATGAGGAATTGGGACCGGAGGCGATCCGCAGACTGCAAGTCAAGGATTTCCCCGTTATCGTGGTCAACGATACGGAAGGAAATGATCTATATGAACAGGGTTTGAAGGAGTATGCGATCAAATAA
- a CDS encoding fumarate hydratase, translated as MREITAGEITEAIKSLSMSAAYHLGEDVVSALDKGLEEETSPSGQDVLKQLLENAQIADEGKFPMCQDTGLAVIFVELGQDVHVAGGDLNEAINEGVRQGYEEAFLRKSVCHPFTRKNTGDNTPAIIHIKVVPGDRLKLTLAGKGGGSENMSRVMMLKPSDGKDGIIDYVVQRVKESGPNPCPPIVVGVGIGGTFERAALLAKEALLRDIGEPNPDPELAEMERIIFERINKLGIGPAGLGGRTTSLGVHVEMQQCHIASLPVAVNINCHAHRHKELII; from the coding sequence ATGAGAGAGATCACAGCAGGGGAAATTACAGAAGCGATCAAAAGTCTTTCCATGAGTGCGGCCTACCACCTTGGAGAAGATGTGGTAAGTGCTCTCGATAAAGGACTTGAGGAAGAGACCTCCCCGTCCGGTCAGGATGTTCTTAAACAGCTCCTGGAGAACGCCCAAATAGCCGATGAAGGGAAGTTCCCTATGTGTCAGGACACCGGTTTGGCCGTGATCTTCGTGGAATTGGGTCAGGATGTCCATGTTGCGGGAGGGGATCTTAACGAAGCCATAAATGAAGGTGTCCGTCAGGGGTATGAAGAGGCCTTTCTGCGTAAAAGTGTATGCCACCCTTTTACCCGCAAGAACACGGGAGACAATACACCGGCCATTATCCATATAAAGGTCGTACCGGGGGATCGGCTAAAGCTGACCCTTGCGGGCAAAGGTGGGGGTAGCGAGAACATGAGCCGCGTCATGATGCTCAAGCCCTCTGACGGCAAGGATGGCATCATCGATTATGTCGTCCAGCGGGTGAAAGAATCAGGTCCTAACCCCTGTCCGCCTATTGTGGTGGGTGTCGGTATCGGGGGGACCTTTGAAAGGGCCGCCCTACTGGCCAAGGAAGCGTTACTGAGGGATATCGGTGAACCGAACCCGGATCCCGAACTGGCTGAGATGGAGAGGATCATCTTTGAAAGGATCAACAAACTGGGCATTGGGCCAGCTGGGTTGGGTGGACGTACGACATCCCTGGGTGTACACGTAGAGATGCAGCAGTGCCATATTGCCAGCCTTCCTGTGGCTGTTAATATCAACTGCCACGCCCACAGGCACAAGGAATTAATTATTTAG
- the mdh gene encoding malate dehydrogenase → MAKRRNKITVVGGGNVGATAVHWLAAQDMGDIVLVDILEGMPQGKALDLIQTAPVEGFDYNIIGTNSYEETANSDVVIITAGLARKPGMSRDDLLIKNFEIVKSCTEQIVKYSSDCYIIVVSNPLDVMTYVARQVSGFPKNRVVGMAGVLDSARFRAFIAMELGISVQDTSAFVMGGHGDSMVPLVRYSYAGGIPIEKLIPADRIEAIVQRTRNAGGEIVSLLKTGSAYYSPSAAAVEMAVAILKNKKRMMPCAAALEGEYNVFDGLYVGVPIILGGDGVEKIIEIELTDEEKAMLEKSVEDIRENVQKLPF, encoded by the coding sequence ATGGCGAAAAGAAGAAACAAGATCACCGTTGTTGGCGGCGGGAACGTAGGTGCCACAGCTGTCCATTGGCTTGCCGCTCAGGATATGGGAGATATCGTCCTTGTGGATATTCTTGAGGGCATGCCCCAGGGCAAGGCTCTCGATCTCATCCAGACCGCTCCTGTAGAGGGATTCGATTATAACATCATCGGCACCAACAGCTATGAAGAAACGGCCAATTCGGACGTCGTCATCATCACAGCGGGACTCGCCCGGAAACCGGGCATGAGCCGTGACGATCTCCTTATCAAGAACTTCGAGATCGTTAAGTCCTGTACGGAGCAGATCGTCAAATATTCATCGGATTGCTACATAATCGTGGTGAGCAACCCTCTGGACGTCATGACCTACGTGGCCAGGCAGGTCAGCGGTTTCCCCAAGAACAGGGTTGTGGGAATGGCCGGTGTACTTGACAGCGCCCGGTTCAGGGCCTTTATCGCCATGGAACTGGGAATCTCAGTTCAGGACACCAGCGCCTTTGTCATGGGTGGGCACGGGGACAGCATGGTCCCGCTGGTTCGCTACTCATACGCCGGCGGTATCCCCATCGAAAAACTGATTCCCGCAGACCGTATAGAGGCCATCGTGCAGAGGACGCGCAATGCGGGTGGTGAGATCGTGAGCCTCCTGAAGACCGGAAGTGCTTATTACTCACCATCAGCTGCCGCGGTTGAGATGGCTGTGGCCATCCTCAAGAACAAGAAGCGGATGATGCCTTGTGCTGCGGCCCTTGAGGGCGAGTACAACGTTTTCGACGGGCTTTATGTCGGTGTCCCCATCATCCTTGGCGGCGACGGTGTCGAGAAGATAATCGAGATAGAACTGACCGATGAAGAGAAGGCGATGCTTGAGAAATCGGTGGAAGATATCAGGGAAAATGTTCAGAAACTGCCTTTCTGA
- the aspS gene encoding aspartate--tRNA ligase: METTPGKLDPLGDWQRTHHCSDLTEKNIGEKVLLMGWVLRRRDHGGLIFVDLRDRWGLTQVVFNPEHNPISHGKAENLRSEYVISVKGEVIPRPEGMSNPEIATGNVEVMVDELKVLNSSLTPPFSLDDREGMEVAESVRLKYRYLDLRRDTLRENMVLRSLASKSVRDFFYGEDFLEIETPILTKSTPEGARDYLVPSRVHNGLMYALPQSPQLFKQLLMISGYDRYFQIVHCFRDEDLRADRQPEFTQIDVEMSFVTEDTLFDVMERMVADLLKSAKGIHIPTPFPRISYGEVMDRFGVDRPDTRFDMELVDFTDNLGSTEARIFSETLKGGGIIKGFNVKGGGDTSRKELDELADHAAIYGAKGLAWFKINPDGWQSPLAKFISEDVRQEVEARASFQPGDLLLVIAGGASMVNESLGQLRLHVAQKFNLIPEGKFDFLWVVDFPLFEYDQDDGRYYSMHHPFTSPKEEDLHLLASDPDKVRAKAYDMVLNGSEIGGGSIRIHSKDVQSRIFELLNIGPEEAIEKFGFLLEALQYGAPPHGGIAFGLDRIMMLLTGAKSIRDVIAFPKTQKATCLLTDAPSPVDPAQLAELGLRLRK, encoded by the coding sequence TTGGAAACGACACCTGGAAAACTGGATCCCCTTGGCGATTGGCAACGTACCCATCATTGCAGCGATCTGACAGAAAAGAATATCGGTGAGAAAGTCCTTCTCATGGGGTGGGTCCTTCGCCGTCGCGATCATGGCGGTCTCATCTTCGTTGATCTGAGGGACAGGTGGGGGTTGACTCAGGTTGTTTTCAACCCTGAGCACAATCCAATTTCCCACGGAAAGGCTGAGAACCTGCGGTCAGAGTATGTTATCTCTGTAAAAGGTGAGGTTATACCTCGGCCGGAAGGCATGTCTAATCCGGAAATTGCTACCGGTAATGTAGAGGTGATGGTGGATGAACTCAAGGTGCTCAACTCCAGTTTGACCCCGCCGTTCAGTCTGGACGATCGGGAAGGTATGGAAGTTGCTGAGAGCGTACGGCTTAAGTACCGGTATCTGGATCTGAGAAGGGATACACTTCGTGAAAACATGGTTCTAAGGTCCCTGGCCAGTAAGAGTGTTCGTGATTTCTTCTATGGCGAAGACTTTCTCGAGATCGAGACACCAATATTGACCAAGAGCACACCTGAGGGCGCTCGTGACTACCTGGTGCCCAGCAGAGTGCACAACGGGCTCATGTACGCTCTCCCTCAGTCGCCACAGCTGTTCAAACAGCTTCTCATGATCTCGGGGTACGATCGATATTTTCAGATCGTTCACTGTTTCAGGGACGAGGATCTGCGGGCTGACCGTCAGCCCGAATTCACTCAGATCGATGTTGAGATGTCCTTTGTAACCGAGGACACTCTTTTTGACGTTATGGAGCGGATGGTGGCCGATCTTTTAAAATCTGCCAAGGGTATTCATATCCCAACTCCTTTCCCCAGGATCTCCTATGGGGAGGTCATGGACAGGTTCGGTGTTGACCGGCCTGACACCCGCTTTGACATGGAGCTCGTTGATTTTACGGACAACCTCGGAAGTACGGAAGCACGAATTTTTTCCGAAACCCTCAAGGGTGGCGGGATAATCAAAGGTTTTAACGTTAAGGGTGGCGGCGACACCTCACGCAAGGAGCTTGATGAACTGGCTGACCATGCTGCCATTTACGGTGCAAAGGGGCTTGCGTGGTTTAAAATCAATCCGGACGGTTGGCAGTCTCCTCTGGCTAAATTTATTAGCGAGGACGTCAGGCAGGAAGTCGAGGCGCGAGCTTCTTTTCAACCCGGCGACCTTTTACTTGTCATTGCGGGGGGGGCATCCATGGTCAACGAGTCTTTGGGGCAGCTCAGGCTCCATGTTGCCCAGAAATTTAACCTCATCCCGGAGGGCAAGTTCGATTTCCTCTGGGTGGTTGACTTCCCGCTGTTTGAGTACGACCAGGACGATGGAAGGTACTATTCCATGCACCACCCCTTCACCTCACCCAAGGAGGAAGACCTTCATTTACTTGCGTCGGATCCGGATAAGGTCCGTGCAAAGGCCTATGACATGGTCCTTAACGGGTCTGAAATTGGAGGAGGGAGCATCCGTATCCACAGCAAGGATGTCCAAAGTCGGATTTTCGAACTTCTCAATATCGGCCCTGAAGAGGCTATTGAAAAGTTCGGGTTCCTCCTGGAAGCCCTCCAGTATGGCGCACCCCCCCACGGAGGCATCGCTTTTGGTCTTGACAGGATCATGATGCTGCTCACCGGCGCCAAATCCATAAGGGACGTCATTGCATTTCCCAAGACCCAGAAAGCGACCTGTCTTCTCACGGATGCCCCCAGCCCGGTGGACCCGGCCCAGCTTGCGGAACTGGGGCTGCGATTGCGGAAATAG
- a CDS encoding response regulator: protein MNTSGSLKSKNLLKILTDAEGTSFTGTVTLKGKTGLASVTLKGGKIVFIREPRAKSRLGRYLVSKNIITEKELQGALNAQKTKGGSFLGEILIEQAVIEKESLATAMMSVAEESLVHLLTWKEGLYRVEEEEVPGDPVGDISYKEMANKAAQMASAVEDEWAIDQIVPHKGKIDENIKEEILQAVRRVSQKLRDLKPDEVVLLVEDEMLMREMFKDKLISFGFEVDAVESPHLALEKLMEYEDTGKIPIVLADLIMPTLSGKGIFGGLELLEEIQKTYSHIPVIVNTAYPDASIRRRALFLGATYYINKPDRKEIRPEELENQLNLFIEEVAVCIQNVIQRHEVYFERDQQNILREELLTQLIQSREELEKVGEVVQRDTGDIRFLSETSSSMVRDKSLAKMAEVIVNFAAREMDRCAIFLIRKDELTGFYGGDRRPEGQQFGASVKELSMKISDSPLIKQAVEAGKLITVNDPGEKLGSQIKELLGEPLPKHTVILPILVQNMVVALLYCDVIPGGTPPRDIDSLEILLNLASLSLEIQQQQVMLKRLKEN from the coding sequence ATGAACACATCTGGAAGCCTTAAAAGCAAAAACCTTCTGAAGATCCTCACCGATGCTGAAGGAACGTCTTTTACCGGCACGGTGACCCTTAAGGGTAAAACGGGGCTGGCCTCCGTTACCCTGAAGGGTGGCAAGATCGTGTTTATAAGGGAACCTCGCGCAAAGAGCAGGTTGGGAAGGTACCTTGTCAGCAAGAACATTATTACCGAGAAGGAACTTCAGGGCGCCCTGAACGCTCAAAAGACAAAAGGCGGTTCCTTCCTGGGGGAGATCCTCATAGAGCAGGCTGTCATTGAAAAGGAATCACTTGCCACAGCCATGATGAGCGTGGCCGAGGAATCCCTTGTCCACTTGCTCACATGGAAGGAGGGTCTGTACCGTGTTGAGGAGGAGGAGGTGCCCGGGGATCCGGTAGGTGATATTTCCTACAAGGAAATGGCTAATAAGGCGGCGCAAATGGCATCCGCCGTCGAGGATGAATGGGCCATCGATCAGATCGTTCCGCACAAAGGGAAGATAGACGAAAACATCAAGGAGGAAATCCTCCAGGCTGTGCGTCGGGTCAGCCAGAAGCTCCGTGATCTAAAACCGGACGAAGTCGTTCTGTTGGTTGAGGACGAGATGCTTATGCGGGAGATGTTCAAGGACAAACTCATCAGTTTCGGTTTTGAAGTGGATGCAGTTGAGTCCCCTCACCTGGCTTTAGAGAAGCTGATGGAATACGAAGATACGGGGAAAATACCTATCGTTCTTGCGGATCTCATCATGCCCACCTTGAGCGGGAAGGGGATTTTCGGCGGCCTGGAACTTTTAGAGGAGATCCAGAAAACCTACAGCCATATTCCGGTCATCGTAAACACAGCCTACCCGGATGCAAGCATCAGGAGACGTGCGCTGTTTCTAGGTGCCACCTATTACATCAACAAACCTGACCGTAAGGAAATTCGTCCGGAGGAACTGGAAAACCAGCTGAATCTGTTTATCGAAGAGGTGGCCGTCTGCATCCAGAACGTTATCCAGCGGCACGAGGTTTATTTTGAGAGAGATCAGCAAAACATCCTCAGGGAGGAGCTCCTGACCCAGTTAATACAGTCTCGGGAGGAGTTGGAAAAGGTTGGCGAAGTCGTCCAGAGAGACACCGGGGATATCAGGTTCCTCTCCGAGACAAGCTCCAGTATGGTGAGAGACAAGAGCCTTGCCAAAATGGCCGAAGTCATTGTCAATTTCGCGGCTCGGGAGATGGATCGATGCGCGATCTTCCTTATAAGAAAGGATGAGTTGACCGGTTTTTACGGAGGTGACAGGCGTCCCGAGGGTCAGCAGTTCGGAGCCAGTGTCAAGGAACTATCCATGAAAATATCTGATTCGCCCCTCATCAAGCAGGCTGTAGAAGCCGGGAAACTGATCACCGTAAATGATCCAGGTGAAAAGTTGGGGAGTCAGATCAAGGAACTGCTCGGGGAACCCTTGCCGAAGCATACGGTTATTCTTCCTATCCTTGTTCAAAATATGGTCGTGGCACTGCTGTATTGCGATGTTATACCAGGCGGGACACCTCCCAGGGATATCGATTCACTGGAAATTCTGCTGAACCTGGCCTCCCTTTCCCTGGAGATACAGCAGCAGCAGGTCATGTTGAAGAGGTTGAAGGAAAATTAA
- the hisS gene encoding histidine--tRNA ligase: MSKLIRGIRGFRDISPDETFRHCYAEDRTRKHFGRFGYREVRLPLVESTELFSRGIGQATDIVEKEMYTFPDRNGASLTLRPEGTASAVRAYLEGGWKLQGGVTKIFYTGPMFRYERPQKGRYRQFYQIGLEAIGGSGPMVDVEVIDLLHLLFVELGLQDVKILVNSLGCQVCRPPFREDLVDFIKSSAGDLCSNCVRRTETNPMRVLDCKVPSCRDVLEASPVILEYLCPECEDHFSRVNSGLTGLNVPYQVDPRIVRGLDYYNRTAFEAVCGGLGAQNAVAAGGRYDGLAREIGGDVPGIGFAIGLERLTHVMDWDNIPLPVVDYYIAAATDTARINVMALADALRGKGYSVETDLEDRSLKAQLRIANRTGTPQVLLVGDDELKAGTLQVKDFSTGDQVTVDRESFLKKLKGKEK, encoded by the coding sequence ATGAGTAAACTCATCAGGGGTATCCGCGGCTTCAGGGATATCTCTCCAGATGAAACCTTCAGGCATTGCTATGCGGAAGACCGTACCAGGAAGCATTTCGGTCGTTTCGGTTATCGTGAAGTTCGGCTTCCGTTGGTTGAGTCTACGGAGCTTTTCTCCCGCGGCATAGGCCAGGCTACGGACATCGTGGAAAAGGAGATGTACACATTCCCGGATCGCAATGGGGCGAGCTTGACCCTTCGTCCGGAAGGTACCGCATCTGCTGTGAGGGCATACCTTGAAGGAGGCTGGAAATTACAGGGGGGAGTTACAAAAATATTTTATACGGGCCCTATGTTTCGGTACGAGCGGCCTCAGAAGGGAAGGTACAGGCAGTTTTATCAAATAGGCCTTGAAGCTATTGGTGGATCGGGACCTATGGTGGATGTGGAAGTCATCGATCTGCTCCATCTGCTTTTTGTAGAGTTGGGATTGCAGGATGTGAAGATCCTGGTAAACTCCCTCGGGTGTCAAGTCTGCAGGCCTCCTTTCAGGGAAGATCTGGTTGATTTCATAAAGAGTTCTGCGGGTGACCTGTGTTCGAACTGCGTGCGGAGGACCGAAACAAACCCCATGCGGGTGCTGGACTGTAAGGTTCCTTCCTGTAGGGATGTTCTGGAGGCATCTCCGGTAATACTTGAATATCTTTGTCCGGAGTGCGAGGATCACTTCTCTCGTGTAAACAGCGGCCTAACCGGTCTCAATGTTCCCTACCAGGTGGATCCCCGGATCGTGCGAGGTCTTGATTACTACAACAGGACCGCGTTCGAGGCTGTTTGCGGTGGACTGGGAGCCCAGAACGCTGTGGCGGCCGGCGGCAGGTATGACGGTCTTGCCAGGGAGATAGGAGGGGATGTCCCCGGGATCGGTTTTGCCATAGGGCTCGAGCGTCTGACCCATGTTATGGATTGGGATAACATCCCGTTACCTGTGGTGGATTACTACATTGCCGCGGCAACGGATACCGCGCGGATCAATGTCATGGCTCTCGCGGATGCCCTTCGAGGGAAGGGGTATTCCGTAGAAACTGATCTGGAGGACAGGAGTCTCAAGGCGCAGCTCAGGATTGCCAACAGGACAGGAACTCCGCAAGTGCTCCTGGTGGGAGATGATGAACTGAAGGCCGGAACTTTGCAGGTAAAGGATTTCTCTACAGGAGACCAGGTTACGGTTGATAGGGAATCCTTCTTGAAAAAACTGAAGGGGAAAGAAAAGTGA
- a CDS encoding diguanylate cyclase, producing MTVSKILVVDDDRFARTFCHQILEEDGGFEVVEAQSVDDGLEIIRQGGIDLVISDLVMPDKTGLDLVEILRLEHPYLGVILITGHGTVETAVKAMKIGALDYIRKPLNPAEFKIVVHRALEQSKLAEENRELRNSLKLYDASSRISRTIEIEELYQIIFDLIIKETGATRGFLYIVDQEQGESNIILSEGFDVQENEGLDRKLFDEFQQELAHLSEPFIPDHPLTTTVKYRSSSDPVQSSLFIPLQNKNELAGVVVLFDTEKKGVFGKESLRVSNFLCQHASTALENAMLYSQAKILTITDDLTNVFNYRYLNNILDRELVRAQRLSSSMSVLFLDLDSFKEVNDQHGHLLGSKILVELAGLLKGAVRKVDAVARYGGDEYIVVLTDTNSKGAVIVAERIRQMVEDYIFTESEGYPIKLTVSIGVASYPEHGVTKVELLHLADEAMYKGKFGRKNIVYVATPGEQTLTGPIDPPISSDTA from the coding sequence ATGACCGTATCGAAGATACTGGTGGTTGACGATGACCGTTTCGCACGGACTTTCTGCCATCAGATCCTTGAAGAGGATGGTGGCTTTGAGGTCGTTGAGGCCCAAAGCGTTGATGATGGTCTTGAGATCATCCGCCAGGGGGGGATTGATCTGGTCATCTCCGATCTTGTCATGCCGGACAAAACCGGACTTGACCTGGTGGAGATCCTTCGTCTGGAGCACCCTTACCTGGGTGTTATCCTCATAACCGGTCACGGTACCGTGGAGACTGCAGTCAAGGCCATGAAGATCGGAGCTCTCGATTACATCCGGAAACCCTTGAACCCAGCCGAATTCAAGATCGTGGTACATCGCGCTCTGGAGCAGTCGAAACTGGCAGAAGAGAACAGGGAACTCAGGAACAGCCTTAAGCTTTACGATGCCAGCAGCCGCATCTCCAGGACCATCGAAATAGAGGAACTTTACCAGATTATTTTCGACCTCATCATCAAGGAAACCGGCGCCACGAGGGGTTTCCTCTACATAGTTGACCAGGAACAGGGCGAATCCAACATCATTCTGTCAGAAGGGTTCGACGTTCAGGAGAACGAGGGGTTAGACAGGAAACTGTTCGATGAGTTTCAACAGGAACTGGCCCACCTGTCCGAACCGTTCATCCCGGATCACCCCTTGACTACGACTGTTAAATACAGGAGCAGCTCAGATCCTGTCCAGTCATCTCTTTTTATTCCTCTTCAGAATAAGAACGAATTGGCAGGAGTTGTTGTCCTTTTCGATACAGAAAAGAAAGGGGTTTTCGGTAAGGAATCGCTGCGTGTGTCAAACTTTTTGTGCCAACATGCCAGTACAGCCCTGGAAAACGCCATGCTTTATTCCCAGGCCAAGATCCTAACCATCACAGACGACCTGACCAACGTTTTCAACTACAGGTATCTGAACAACATTCTCGACAGGGAACTTGTTCGGGCCCAGCGGCTTAGCTCCTCCATGTCGGTGTTGTTCCTGGACCTTGACTCCTTCAAAGAGGTCAACGATCAGCACGGTCACCTCCTGGGGAGCAAAATCCTGGTAGAACTGGCCGGGCTGCTGAAGGGAGCTGTGCGAAAAGTGGATGCTGTTGCCCGGTACGGAGGGGACGAATACATCGTAGTGCTGACCGACACCAATTCCAAGGGTGCCGTGATCGTAGCCGAACGAATCCGTCAGATGGTTGAGGACTACATCTTCACGGAAAGTGAAGGGTACCCCATCAAACTCACCGTTTCCATCGGCGTTGCGTCCTATCCGGAACACGGTGTGACCAAGGTGGAACTTCTCCATCTGGCTGATGAAGCCATGTACAAGGGTAAATTTGGACGCAAGAACATTGTGTATGTCGCCACACCCGGAGAACAGACGCTGACCGGACCGATAGATCCTCCCATCTCTTCCGATACCGCATAG